The DNA segment AGGGATCCCACAAGCAGTAAATTAGACAAACACTGTATaatatactggggcttcccaggtggcactagtggtaaagaacctggaaTTCATAATGACTAGCATATTAGAAGTTTTAAAGCAGTCCAACAATAAAgatacttatttatcttttttcttttttaaccatttgCCTCTTACATTTACCATTATGTCCAGAACGTACTTGAACTCAGCACTCATTTTTAGGTAGAAAGGAACTGTGGTTCgtttacttgttttgttttttcatgtaaaattacaaatattttgggATGGTGGTATTTTCTGGAGTTTACTTTGAGAATTGCAGCTCTGTACCAATCAAATATGAGCATGTAGGATTGCTGACATTTAGTATTCAAGTGTGTTCATAACTTATTTTACAGTTAAATTCCATAGATTTTTGGCAAAGGcaatttttatgcaaatataCTGTCCAGATTCAGAAAGTTGATACTCTTTGCCCCTTTGCTCTTGGTcatatcactgacttaatggacatgagtttgagatagctccggaagatggtgaaggacagggaagcctggcatgctgcagtccaaggggtggcaaaaagtcggacacgactgagcgactgaacaacaatatcacATCTTAAGATGTGAGTGAGGTGCAGAGCATTGGCTGGCTGTAGTGTAATACAGATGATCAATATGAATAGTGGGGAGGTGAAGGACTGCAAAGTGCTTTAGGGCATGATGATCGCTTACTGATCCATTGTCTTTCAGCTCTAAACGCACTCTTCCATATTCTACTTTGTAAAGCCAAGGTTGGGACTTcgcatatttatttttctttttagaaataagagagcagaggggtgggtgggatggggagaggagagggaggctcaagatggAGAGGCTGTATGTAGAATGACAGCTGGATTGcgttgttgcacagcagaaaccaacatggcattgtaaagaaatttcccccaattacaaaataaattttagaaaaagaaagaaaagatctggAAATTTATTCAGCTGGATCCTGGTAGGTTCAACCAATAGTGGGTACTGGACGGAGACTGGGAAGCAGGTGGAGGGCAGAAGGATGGGACTCAGACCTGTCCTCTTGGCCTCATGTCACCAAAGCGGTGACTCTTCACCTGGCAACGGCAGCTGACCCCATCAGCAGTCCTCCCCAGGTTCTAAGTAATCTCTGAATGCCCAGAATTGATTTTATTGTGCAGTCTAATCATTTAAAAGTAGTTGATGGCCTAGCACAGGATttagaacacaggctctggaggcTGATCGTGGATATAAATTCCAGCACCCTCTACAATCATATAACCTTGGCCAAGTTCAAGTTATAtactgaggagggcatggcaacccactccagtattcttgcctggagaatcccttggacagaggagcctggcgggctatagtccatagggtcacacagagttggacacggcagAGGCTGCTAATTAcgtgggcaagttatttaacataCTAGTGACTTCTTTCCAAGAGGATAATCAATATAGATCCCCCCTGTTGTGTTGCTATAAAGAGTTAATGAGTTATATACGCATAAGTTCATCTAATAACTCTGAGCATAACCTCTACAGAAGTGTTAGCCATTAGCAGGGTGCGAAGCAAGACTTGCCCTGCGTCTTCTAAAAGTGACCTGGAGATGGTGGGTTCCGAGATTTTAATAGAGGACAAAGAGTTTGAAGGAAACGCTGCAGAGTCCCCAAAAGGAGTGGTGCAACATAAAAGAAGTGGTAAGCAGCGGTGAGGACCCAGTTTAAGTCAGAGGTAGTGAATGTGCATTGCAGCTATCTTCAAGATTTCTCCCTTCAGCCTGGTTACTGACAAGAAGACAAGTACTTGGATGTATCCAAGGGGAAGCTGTGACAGAAGAATCATGAGGTGCTGGAACTGAGAAACCCTGAGGCTGAAGCGAGGGACCATGGAATGTAACCTAGATGTGTTAAGAAGGGAGGGGAACTCCCTGGAGGCAAGAGTAGAGCGATGAGATCTGGAAAAGATGGAAAGCCGGTTGGTGTTACGTGGATGTCAGAGCGAGGGAACCAGAAAGCTAGCCCATCTCGGGTGGGCTACAGACTTCAGCTTCCTTGCACGGCGATTGGAAGACCGCTAAGGGAAAGGGCGGGCCCCCGCGGGCAGGATAAAGAGAATTGTGATGGAACAGGGCGGGGCTCGCGGGGGCCACAGGGGGCGCCCCTCTGAGGACGGGACGGGGCCGGCGGTGGGCGCTGCGGCGCTGCAAGGCTCTGCAGCATGTGTCTGCGCTGTAGTGAGGACGACGCTGCCCAAGTCAACCCCGTGAGTCCTCCCAGGCCCTCGGCTCCGCGTCTGCAGCCCCGGGCCCTGCGCCTGCCCGCCCCCTCCTCGGAGGCTGCCTTGGCCCCCAGCGGGGCTTGCCCTTGCAAGAGGACTGGTGGTTTGGGGTTGGGAAatcctgggggaggtggggtgggagtgggaggaggcCGACTGGATCCTGGGCTGCAGGACCGACGGGGAGGTGGAAAAGCCCCGCCTCCTGCCTGCCCGGGCCAAGCACGTGCTGTCTCCTGTTGGTTGAATGACTTACTGACCCAGCGTGGCCATGTTCAGTACCAACTGAAACTTGCTTGTTTGGTTTTTCTTGTACACTCTCTCCTTGCAGAATAAATCTCAATAGTCCCTGTAGTGTggttcatagattttttttttcctttttctcatataCAATCTCATCttccaccccagtgttcacttTGCTGTTCTTGTTCTGATCCTGCCTCTTGGGGTTGAGATAGTAGGCATCTATTACATAAACAGAAAATAGTAGCACAGGCTTCCTATTGTAATaactgaattttttgtttgttcatgccttttaaaaaatttttttaatcttacatgTTACGTAGGAAAACTCGAGCAGGCGGCATCCTGCAGAAGTCACTGAAAGGCAggtaatgtttaaataaatatccTGGTTATTTCAAAAGTGTGACTTTATTGCATTAATTTATGTATGCTGATCCCTAATAGGACAGAAATTTTACTAGCTAGACCCTTCTGTGCTATCTTTGTTGACACTCTGGGATCTTGTGACTAGTATCAGAATGAGTCTTAACTAGGTTAACCtaaatggtttatttttctcctttttttaatgtaacattttGTATGTGGacaggatatacatatatatacatacatatatatatatagcatatgaaattataaaatatacttcCAATTTAAGAAAACATATGGGTATCTATCTAGAGGCTGCTTCTGTGCTCAACCTGAGCCCTACATCTCTCCAGAAGTAAACACTACCccgaattttatttttatcaatctAATCTTTTCCTTTAATGCTCCTAAAAGTATATTGTCTTCTTGGTTTTGAACTTCATAAGCATAGGATCACATGAATTCATTGTATGATTTATCGTTTCTTCTTAACATTGTTTTCTAAGATTTGTCCATAGTGTGGTATATAGTTATAATTCCTTTGTTCTCactgctattaatatttcattgtggcaCATATCACAGTTAATTAATCCTTTCTCCTGTGAATGGATATTGGGTTGTTTCCAAATTTTTCTACGATGACCAGTGCTACTGTGAACTTTAGagtacatgcttttttttttttttttttttttgcccataaTCAAGGGTTTCACTTGATCATTTGGGCAAGAATAAAAGGATTGGACCCTACCATTGTTATGAAAAATAATGCCATATTGCTTTCAAAGCAACTGTACCAATTTCACATTGGCAGCGAAATAATTCCACTAAATAGGGAATAATAATTCCTTATTATTCCTGTCTTTTCCACCCTAATACTCTGTTATCTTATCTTccaagtattctagtttcatctCCTAGGTCTCTGATACTTATAGATGCCAGCCGTGCAATGGGGACATAAAGCTCTATGTGACATTCATCATTTAAGAGAACTAAAGAATGTGCATGAATTTTGTATTCTTACGTCTATAAAGAAAAGCCATTTgggattttaaaatgaacattactttaaaataaaagtaaacacatATATTCACGTGTCTTAgatctgtctcagttcagtttacttcaatctctcagtcgtgtccaactctttgcaaccccgcacgccaggcctccctgttcatcaccaatgcccggagcttacacaaactcatgtccatcaagtcagtgatgccatccaaccatctcatcttctgtgagccccttctcctccgccttcagtcttttccagcatcggggtcttttctagtcagttcttcgcatcaggtggccaaagtattggagtttcaccttcagcatcagtccttccaatgaatattcaggactgatttcctttaggattggctggtttgatctccttgcagtccaagggactctgaagagtcttcccccacaccacagttcaaaagcatcaattcttcagtgctcagctttctttatagtccaactcttacatccatacatgactactggaaaaaccatagctttgactagacagaactttgttggcaaagtaatgtctctgctttttaatacactgtataggttgatcatagctttccttccaagaagaagcatcttttaatttcatggctgtagtcaccatttgcagtgattttggagccccccaaaataaagtatcacattgtttccattgtttccccatctatttgccatgaagtgattggaccagatgccatgatcttagttttctgactgttgagttttaagccaactttttcactctaacctttcactttcatcaagaggctctttagttcttcaatttctgccataagggtggtatcatctgcatatctaaggttataaatatttctcccagcaatcttgattccagcttgtgcttcgttcagcccagcgtttctcatgatgtactctgcatataagttaaataagccaggtgacaatatgcaaccttgacatactcctttcccaatttggaaccagtctgttgttccatgtccagttttaactgctgcttcttgacctgcatacagattttttctgtatggaggcaggtcaggtagtctggtatttccatctctttcagaattttctacagtttgttgtgatccacacagtcaaaggctttgttgtagtcaataaagcacaagatgtttttctggaattctcttgctttttcgatgatccagtggatgttgacaatttgatctctggttcctctgccttttctaaatccagctggaacatctggaagttcacggttcatgtactgttgaagcctggcttggagaattttgagcattactttgctagcatgtgagatgagtgcaattgtgtggtagtttgaacattctttggcattgccttttttgggggattggaatgaaaactgacgttttccagtcctgtgaccactgctgagttttccaaatttgctggcatattgagtgcagcactttcacagcatcatctttcaggatttgaaatagctcaactggaattccatcacctcctctagctttgttcatagtgatgcttcctaaggcccaccttgacatcacattccagcatgtctggctctaggtgagtgatgacaccattgtggttatctgggtcatgaagatttttttttgtatagttctgtgtatgcttgccacctcttcttaacatcttctgcttctgttaggttcctaccatttctgtcctttattgtgcccatctttgcatgaaatgttcccttggtatctctaattttcttgaggagatctctaatctttcccattctattgttttcctctatttctttgcattgatcattgaggaaggctttcttatctctccttgctattctttggaactctgcattcaaatgggtatatctttccttctgtctAATAGTGCCCGGTGAGTGAAGtggaaatcaaaataaagagTTTCATTTGAAAACTCTACTGAAGCTCCGAAgtgttttcttcatctataaaccACACATTTGCAAAAATTTTCCCCCTATTTCTATGTAGCTGTGTAAGCCATATCCActgattgtgtttattttttgtgtgtggatacAAACCACAAATGTCGGCATACTGTGTTGTTAATACTGTAAAAGTTTTCTTTCCTGTTAATTTTTTCCTAAAGGCCACAGCTAAACGTATTGAGCATATGAGAAACCTatggaaacagaagaggaaatttaATAGACAGTTTGCAAGGCCCGCACCTGTTCCAGAACCAGGACTCCTAGTAAGTGCTCCATTGAAATTAACAGATCCTTAAGTGCAAAACACATCATCATACTTTTCATTTATGTAACACTCTAAATTctgtttttcccctttcctttgagGAATCAGTAACTACAGTCTGGGAAGTTACCTTAAAACTCCTCTAATCAAATTCTCATCTGTTATTTAAGTCTTCTTTGTAGTAGTCTCTTGAAGACAATGTGGTCTAATGGAAAGAGTATGATCCTTGAAAACTTGATGTTCTGAATTCCTTTGCATGTATTATTAATTGCACAAAGTTATCCACTTAAATCTtcttgattatattatttgcagaatAAGTCACAAAATCTCCTGCCAAATAGTTTTTCAGCCTAGGCTTGAGCACTTGTAACATCAGAAAACTCTACACCAATCACAGCTTATTCTATCTTTTTGCATACCTTTGACATATATTTGAAAGTTCTTCCAGGGACttacctgatggtccagtggataagacatAGCCTTCCAACACAagggctgcaggttcaatccctggtcagggagctgagatcccacacacCTCATGGCCAAAATGCCAGAACATAAACagtagaagcaatattgtaacaagttcaagaaagacttttaaaatggtactTACAAAATGAAAGTTCTTCCATGTAACACGTTATATTGCCTCCGTGAACTTTTTACATGTAGTATCAATTGTATGCCTAACAACCAGTCATAAATCCAATGACTTTCCTTCCACTGAAAAGTCCTCTAGATATTTGAAGAAAACTCTTACCTCCTGTCTTATGCAGATTTTTTTAGGGTGAAAACCCCCAAATTTCCTCATCCATTCCTCTTTTGCCTTAGTAGTGAGCCCTGACCTTATTCAGGCAATATCTGGGATCAGGTTTCAAAGTAGAAATATTTGAGATAGGTTGTATTTCtgatcattaagattttttttctgttggttttctttttcaaagaaaataaacctcACTAATGAATACCATTGTTAGGTAGAAATTTATAACTTCAATTCCTTCTAAAAGAAACTCAACTGCCATGGTTTAAACAAATAGTACTTTTTCCTCCAAAGGAGAACTCCTGATCTAGTCAGTCTAGGATTGATAcgatgattttttaaaaccaccAAAGAAGTTTCAGTCTCCTTCTTTTTGACTGTTCATATTTTCACATGACTTTTACTCTCATTGTCTCAAAAAAGCTTCTACAATAGGTAGAGATTGCATCCACATTCCAAAAGAAGAGGATacaagacaaaaggaaaaagtatACACCTGTTGAATCAGTTCTTATTGATCAGAAGAGTAACctctatatttgtatatatataatcttggTTGAGGTGATGATTTTGTGGGTGTATGCatgtcaaaatgttttaaagtatataCTTCAAATAAATATGTGTGGTTTATTgcatgtcaactatacttcaaaaaagctGATAGACACTccacacatacaaatacacacacacacacacacacacacacacatggcttttATTCACTATTACACTATCATACAGGagattttcactgccctaaaaatctccTGTGCACTATACATTCatcctttcccccttccttcaCCCATCTCAAGCCCCTTGCA comes from the Odocoileus virginianus isolate 20LAN1187 ecotype Illinois chromosome 28, Ovbor_1.2, whole genome shotgun sequence genome and includes:
- the CCDC179 gene encoding coiled-coil domain-containing protein 179, whose protein sequence is MCLRCSEDDAAQVNPENSSRRHPAEVTERQATAKRIEHMRNLWKQKRKFNRQFARPAPVPEPGLLWT